Proteins from one Rosa chinensis cultivar Old Blush chromosome 7, RchiOBHm-V2, whole genome shotgun sequence genomic window:
- the LOC121050464 gene encoding uncharacterized protein LOC121050464, whose product MAVQKEKTNTRFKLIHLEIALLIIENLAVWRLLINHRFIFPGGTSTMGALLAMGTLTTFCTLLRFLYLWLIPDDIEYQVDWVEDYASLFFERLLVFIHIYCSSPEYFWYIIVGIYAMSTICSVASACKKEGKRERERELILRR is encoded by the exons ATGGCAGTTCAGAAGGAAAAGACCAATACAAGGTTCAAATTGATCCACTTGGAGATTGCCCTCCTCATAATTGAgaaccttgcagtgtggcgtcTGCTAATAAACCATCGCTTTATATTCCCTGGCGGCACCTCCACGATGGGGGCTCTTCTGGCAATGGGCACCCTCACGACGTTTTGTACTCTATTAAGATTCTTATACCTATGGCTAATTCCGGATGACATCGAGTACCAAGTGGAT TGGGTGGAAGATTATGCTTCATTGTTCTTTGAGCGACTTCTGGTCTTTATTCATATATATTGTAGCTCGCCTGAATATTTTTGGTATATAATCGTCGGAATCTATGCGATGTCGACCATATGCAGTGTAGCCAGTGCTTGCAAGAaggaaggaaagagagagagagagagagagctgattTTGAGAAGATAA
- the LOC112175268 gene encoding pentatricopeptide repeat-containing protein At4g18520, chloroplastic — protein sequence MLSPTFLPPHIGFNLYQTPSLFSIQPPKPFKHSNSRTIHNRTPTNFPSSSSSSEIPSAAYAVQDLSSPENPDAEFSDTRSLRQSLRPHLLALWLRSCRSLKEVRTLHALILRCIGNPVTYVFNNLMCAYLGFGKLVHARKVFDEMAVRNVVSWTAIINGYLNFGLDGEALGLFSEAIDEGIQPNGNMFVCALNLCCKRLDYELGRQIHAGIVKGGWSNMIVDSAIVKLYAQCGELSCAFRAFDQMPKLDVVCWTTMITACSQQGHGREAFSLFSQMLSDGFSPNEFTVCGVLKACGEEKELRFGRQLHGAIVKKIYKSDVFVATSLVDMYAKCGEIEDSRNVFDGMRNRNTVTWTSIIAGYARKGLSEEAICLFRLMKRRNIHVNNLTIVSILRACGLIRYSPMGREVHAQIIKHSVETNLYLGSTLVWFYCKCGDYSTATKVLQQMPLRDVVSWTAIISGCAHLGHESEAIELLKEMMEDGVEPNAFTYSSALKACANLETILHGQLIHSSANKSPAMSNVFVGSALIYMYAKCGYVTEAFQVFDSMPERNLVSWKAMIVGYARNGHCQEALKLMYRMQAEGFQLDDYILATVLTACGDIEWDMDPSFVCSLRSR from the coding sequence ATGCTTTCGCCAACTTTCCTGCCACCACATATTGGCTTCAATCTCTATCAAACGccttctctcttctccattCAACCACCAAAACCATTCAAGCATTCAAATTCAAGAACCATACACAACAGAACCCCCACgaattttccttcttcttcttcttcttctgaaatcCCATCTGCTGCATACGCTGTTCAAGATTTAAGCTCCCCAGAAAACCCAGATGCCGAATTCTCCGATACACGGTCACTCCGCCAGAGCTTAAGACCCCATCTGCTTGCGCTTTGGCTTCGGTCGTGTCGTAGCCTAAAGGAAGTAAGAACACTCCATGCGCTTATTTTGAGGTGTATAGGCAATCCTGTTACGTATGTTTTTAATAATTTGATGTGTGCGTATTTGGGTTTTGGGAAGTTAGTCCATGCACGCAAGGTGTTCGACGAAATGGCTGTGAGAAATGTGGTTTCTTGGACCGCTATTATTAATGGGTACTTGAACTTTGGGTTGGATGGTGAAGCTTTGGGGTTGTTTAGTGAGGCTATTGATGAGGGGATTCAACCGAACGGGAATATGTTTGTGTGTGCGTTGAATTTGTGTTGTAAGAGGTTGGATTATGAGCTCGGGAGGCAAATCCATGCAGGGATTGTAAAAGGTGGGTGGAGTAACATGATTGTTGACAGCGCTATTGTTAAGTTGTATGCGCAATGTGGAGAATTGTCATGTGCTTTTCGCGCGTTTGATCAGATGCCGAAGTTGGATGTAGTTTGTTGGACAACTATGATAACTGCTTGTTCTCAACAGGGGCATGGGCGGGAGGCTTTCTCGCTGTTCTCGCAGATGTTAAGTGATGGGTTTTCTCCGAATGAGTTTACGGTGTGCGGTGTTCTCAAGGCTTGCGGTGAAGAGAAGGAGTTAAGGTTTGGGAGACAGTTACATGGTGCCATAGTGAAGAAGATTTACAAGAGTGATGTTTTTGTAGCCACTTCTCTTGTGGATATGTATGCAAAGTGTGGGGAGATTGAAGACTCGAGAAATGTATTTGATGGAATGAGGAACAGAAACACAGTTACATGGACATCTATTATAGCAGGGTATGCAAGGAAGGGTCTCAGCGAGGAAGCCATATGCCTCTTTCGACTAATGAAGAGGCGAAACATACATGTCAACAACTTGACCATTGTAAGCATCCTCAGAGCTTGTGGATTGATTAGGTATTCACCAATGGGTAGGGAAGTTCATGCACAGATAATCAAACACTCAGTCGAAACAAACTTATATCTAGGAAGTACTCTAGTGTGGTTCTACTGCAAGTGTGGGGATTACTCTACTGCCACAAAAGTCCTCCAACAAATGCCTCTCAGAGATGTTGTCTCGTGGACTGCCATCATTTCTGGTTGTGCACATCTTGGACATGAGTCTGAAGCTATTGAGTTGTTGAAAGAAATGATGGAGGACGGGGTGGAACCCAATGCATTTACTTATTCATCTGCTTTGAAAGCATGTGCTAACTTGGAAACCATTCTGCACGGGCAATTGATTCACTCCTCTGCAAATAAAAGTCCAGCCATGTCCAATGTGTTTGTGGGGAGCGCTTTGATTTACATGTATGCAAAATGTGGCTATGTAACGGAGGCATTTCAAGTTTTTGACAGCATGCCTGAACGGAATCTGGTATCATGGAAGGCTATGATAGTGGGTTATGCAAGGAACGGTCACTGTCAAGAGGCTTTGAAGCTCATGTATCGAATGCAAGCAGAGGGTTTTCAGCTGGATGATTACATCCTTGCTACTGTTCTCACTGCATGTGGAGATATTGAGTGGGATATGGATCCTTCATTCGTGTGTAGCCTGCGGTCCAGGTGA
- the LOC112178734 gene encoding uncharacterized protein At4g37920: protein MEVSTATLQPSCSFPLRAPKTITSDRGSYLSFIRTSSENFSLSSKPIKGFQLLVKPVRLRRLSVVAAVVGDKTSVPSDCSSGEELSVSDSSDPTLVGDEDGGNGEKGEGEGGVGSLDDHKMTRICDKLIEVFMVDKPTPTDWRRLLAFSREWDDIRPHFFKRCQVRADAEDDPGMKHKILRLGRKLKEIDEDVQRHNELLKVVRGAPSDISDIVARRRKDFTKEFFVHLHTVSESYCENLEEQNALASIGNTCLAAVQAYDSATESIEALNAAELKFQDIIDSPSVDAACRKIDHLAEKNQLDSTLVMMITKAWSAAKESSMTKDEVKDVLYHLYVTARGNLQKLMPKEIRIVKYLLTIDDPEERLSALQDAFTPGEELEGKDVDNLYTTPEKLHTWIKAVVDAYHLSREGTLIREARDLMNPKIIKKLEDLKKVVENKFL, encoded by the exons ATGGAGGTTTCTACAGCCACTCTCCAACCCTCTTGCTCTTTCCCGCTAAGAGCCCCTAAAACAATTACCAGTGACCGCGGTTCTTATCTATCTTTCATCAGAACTTCGTCTGAAAACTTCTCCCTATCCTCTAAACCCATCAAAG GTTTTCAGTTACTAGTTAAACCGGTCAGGTTGCGGCGGCTATCGGTTGTTGCAGCTGTTGTTGGTGATAAAACTTCAGTGCCAAGTGATTGTTCTAGTGGGGAAGAGTTGTCTGTTTCCGATTCTTCTGATCCTACTTTGGTTGGAGATGAAGATGGAGGAAATGGTGAAAAGGGGGAAGGGGAAGGTGGTGTTGGGTCTTTGGATGACCACAAAATGACCCGAATATGCGATAAGCTTATTGAGGTCTTCATGGTTGACAAGCCCACTCCAACTGACTGGAGAAGATTATTGGCTTTCAGTAGGGAATGGGATGATATCAGGCCTCATTTCTTTAAGCGCTGTCAGGTCCGAGCCGATGCTGAGGATGATCCTGGAATGAAGCATAAGATACTTCGGCTTGGGCGGAAATTGAAAGAG ATTGATGAAGATGTTCAAAGACACAATGAACTGCTTAAAGTTGTTAGAGGGGCTCCATCAGATATTAGTGACATAGTTGCCAGACGTCGCAAAGATTTCACAAAAGAATTTTTTGTGCATCTTCACACGGTTTCTGAGTCCTATTGTGAGAATCTAGAAGAGCAAAATG CTTTGGCAAGCATTGGAAATACGTGCTTGGCAGCTGTACAAGCATATGATTCTGCAACTGAAAGCATTGAAGCACTGAATGCTGCAGAGTTGAAATTTCAAGATATTATCGACTCTCCTTCTGTTGATGCTGCTTGTAGGAAGATAGACCACTTGGCTGAGAAAAATCAACTTGACTCAACATTGGTTATGATGATTACAAAAGCTTGGTCAGCTGCCAAGGAATCGAGCATGACGAAAGATGAG GTTAAAGATGTATTATATCATTTGTATGTAACTGCAAGAGGTAATCTTCAGAAGCTCATGCCAAAAGAAATTCGGATAGTTAAGTATCTGCTCACAATTGACGATCCTGAGGAGCGGCTGTCTGCCTTACAAGATGCATTCACCCCGGGAGAGGAACTTGAAGGGAAGGATGTAGATAACCTCTACAC GACACCGGAGAAGCTTCACACCTGGATAAAGGCTGTCGTGGATGCTTATCATTTGAGCAGGGAAGGTACTCTAATAAGGGAAGCAAGGGACCTGATGAATCCAAAGATCATCAAAAAACTGGAGGACCTGAAGAAAGTAGTCGAAAACAAGTTTTTGTAA
- the LOC112177096 gene encoding uncharacterized protein LOC112177096 isoform X1, which produces MTNKKSSNCAICENSNLASICAVCVNYRLNDYNNSLKALKSRRDSLYSRLSDALVAKGKADDQLNWRVLQNEKLVRLREKLRRNKEQLAQGKAKIEKTSYDLKVKYGVLESALSMLEKNRAEQLEKFYPNLICTQSLGHVRKLMAITSERLHKQSVVIKQICKLFPQRRVTVDAKRKDGSGGQYDQICNASLPRGLDPHSVPSEDLAASLGYMVQLLNLVVQNLGAPALHNSGFAGSCSRIWQRDSYWDARPSSRSNEYPLFIPRQNYCSTSGENSWSDRSSSNFGVASIESERKPRLDSSGSSSFNYTSASAHSVETHKDLQRGISLLKKSVACITAYCYNSLCLDVPSEASTFEAFAKLLSTLSSSKEVHSVFYLKMACSRSCKQVQQLNKSVWNVNSAISSTTLLDSAHAMTMTKNFCENNIPNYATSFLSSTEMSDSGKNECMIEGWDLVEHPTLPPPSQSEDIEHWTRAMFIDATKT; this is translated from the exons ATGACGAACAAGAAATCCAGTAATTGTGCAATTTGTGAGAATTCGAATCTCGCATCCATCTGTGCTGTCTGTGTCAATTACAG ATTGAATGATTACAACAATTCTTTGAAGGCACTAAAGAGTCGTCGCGATTCCTTGTATTCGAGATTGAGTGATGCGCTTGTCGCAAAG GGTAAGGCAGATGATCAACTAAATTGGAGAGTGCTTCAAAATGAGAAGCTCGTAAGGTTGAGGGAAAAGCTCCGGCGTAATAAAGAACAACTTGCGCAAG GGAAGGCTAAGATTGAGAAGACATCCTATGATCTAAAAGTCAAGTATGGGGTGCTTGAATCAGCCCTCTCTATG CTAGAAAAAAATCGTGCTGAACAACTGGAGAAGTTCTATCCTAATCTTATATGCACTCAGAGCTTAGGGCATGTAAGGAAATTG ATGGCAATTACATCTGAACGTCTTCATAAACAGTCGGTGgttataaaacaaatatgcaagTTGTTTCCCCAACGTCGG GTGACTGTAGACGCAAAGAGGAAAGACGGTTCTGGTGGTCAATATGACCAGATTTGCAATGCATCGTTGCCAAGAGGGCTAGATCCACACTCAGTTCCCTCAGAAGATCTTGCTGCTTCTTTGGG ATATATGGTTCAACTCTTGAATCTTGTTGTTCAGAACTTAGGTGCTCCAGCCCTTCATAACTCAGGTTTTGCG GGTTCTTGCTCTCGTATATGGCAAAGAGATTCTTATTGGGATGCACGCCCATCTTCTCGGAG CAATGAATATCCGCTATTTATTCCACGTCAAAATTATTGCTCTACTAGTGGGGAAAATTCATGGTCTGATAGAAGCTCGAGTAATTTTGGTGTTGCTTCAATAGAATCAGAGAGGAAACCCCGTCTTGATTCTTCTGGAAGTAGTAGCTTTAATTATACTTCTGCTTCTGCACATTCTGTTGAAACCCACAAAGATTTGCAGAGAGGAATTTCACTTCTCAAGAAAAGTGTGGCATGCATTACAGCATACTGTTATAACTCACTGTGTTTAGATGTCCCTTCTGAGGCATCTACCTTTGAAGCATTTGCAAAGTTGCTGTCGACCTTATCTTCTTCCAAGGAAGTCCATTcagttttttatttaaaaatggCTTGTTCAAG GTCATGTAAGCAAGTTCAACAATTGAACAAATCTGTATGGAATGTGAACTCTGCCATATCTTCGACCACTCTACTGGATAGTGCACATGCAATGACAATGACG AAAAACTTCTGTGAAAATAATATTCCTAATTATGCCACCAGCTTCCTTTCTTCGACTGAGATGTCTGATTCTGGGAAGAATGAATGCATGATTGAAGGATGGGATCTTGTGGAACATCCGACTCTTCCTCCACCATCCCAATCTGAAGATATTGAGCATTGGACTCGAGCGATGTTTATTGATGCAACAAAGACATGA
- the LOC112177096 gene encoding uncharacterized protein LOC112177096 isoform X2 — translation MTNKKSSNCAICENSNLASICAVCVNYRLNDYNNSLKALKSRRDSLYSRLSDALVAKGKADDQLNWRVLQNEKLVRLREKLRRNKEQLAQGKAKIEKTSYDLKVKYGVLESALSMLEKNRAEQLEKFYPNLICTQSLGHMAITSERLHKQSVVIKQICKLFPQRRVTVDAKRKDGSGGQYDQICNASLPRGLDPHSVPSEDLAASLGYMVQLLNLVVQNLGAPALHNSGFAGSCSRIWQRDSYWDARPSSRSNEYPLFIPRQNYCSTSGENSWSDRSSSNFGVASIESERKPRLDSSGSSSFNYTSASAHSVETHKDLQRGISLLKKSVACITAYCYNSLCLDVPSEASTFEAFAKLLSTLSSSKEVHSVFYLKMACSRSCKQVQQLNKSVWNVNSAISSTTLLDSAHAMTMTKNFCENNIPNYATSFLSSTEMSDSGKNECMIEGWDLVEHPTLPPPSQSEDIEHWTRAMFIDATKT, via the exons ATGACGAACAAGAAATCCAGTAATTGTGCAATTTGTGAGAATTCGAATCTCGCATCCATCTGTGCTGTCTGTGTCAATTACAG ATTGAATGATTACAACAATTCTTTGAAGGCACTAAAGAGTCGTCGCGATTCCTTGTATTCGAGATTGAGTGATGCGCTTGTCGCAAAG GGTAAGGCAGATGATCAACTAAATTGGAGAGTGCTTCAAAATGAGAAGCTCGTAAGGTTGAGGGAAAAGCTCCGGCGTAATAAAGAACAACTTGCGCAAG GGAAGGCTAAGATTGAGAAGACATCCTATGATCTAAAAGTCAAGTATGGGGTGCTTGAATCAGCCCTCTCTATG CTAGAAAAAAATCGTGCTGAACAACTGGAGAAGTTCTATCCTAATCTTATATGCACTCAGAGCTTAGGGCAT ATGGCAATTACATCTGAACGTCTTCATAAACAGTCGGTGgttataaaacaaatatgcaagTTGTTTCCCCAACGTCGG GTGACTGTAGACGCAAAGAGGAAAGACGGTTCTGGTGGTCAATATGACCAGATTTGCAATGCATCGTTGCCAAGAGGGCTAGATCCACACTCAGTTCCCTCAGAAGATCTTGCTGCTTCTTTGGG ATATATGGTTCAACTCTTGAATCTTGTTGTTCAGAACTTAGGTGCTCCAGCCCTTCATAACTCAGGTTTTGCG GGTTCTTGCTCTCGTATATGGCAAAGAGATTCTTATTGGGATGCACGCCCATCTTCTCGGAG CAATGAATATCCGCTATTTATTCCACGTCAAAATTATTGCTCTACTAGTGGGGAAAATTCATGGTCTGATAGAAGCTCGAGTAATTTTGGTGTTGCTTCAATAGAATCAGAGAGGAAACCCCGTCTTGATTCTTCTGGAAGTAGTAGCTTTAATTATACTTCTGCTTCTGCACATTCTGTTGAAACCCACAAAGATTTGCAGAGAGGAATTTCACTTCTCAAGAAAAGTGTGGCATGCATTACAGCATACTGTTATAACTCACTGTGTTTAGATGTCCCTTCTGAGGCATCTACCTTTGAAGCATTTGCAAAGTTGCTGTCGACCTTATCTTCTTCCAAGGAAGTCCATTcagttttttatttaaaaatggCTTGTTCAAG GTCATGTAAGCAAGTTCAACAATTGAACAAATCTGTATGGAATGTGAACTCTGCCATATCTTCGACCACTCTACTGGATAGTGCACATGCAATGACAATGACG AAAAACTTCTGTGAAAATAATATTCCTAATTATGCCACCAGCTTCCTTTCTTCGACTGAGATGTCTGATTCTGGGAAGAATGAATGCATGATTGAAGGATGGGATCTTGTGGAACATCCGACTCTTCCTCCACCATCCCAATCTGAAGATATTGAGCATTGGACTCGAGCGATGTTTATTGATGCAACAAAGACATGA
- the LOC112177097 gene encoding prostatic spermine-binding protein produces METKKSGHGEVRVGEVWLLTCAWDVLATLLTSALLSLAQNASTCGPKNRGANENEYSYSEAVDGDEEKNNDGGFGDPEEEEGAGNNSEDEGAGNNSNGKSNNSSKAGAGGDGGEEDEEEDDINNRDDNDDGEVDGDEDKDDDEDEDNEDEDEGEDKDEEEIVEEDEPDDEEDEEEEALQPPKKRKK; encoded by the exons ATGGAGACCAAAAAGAGTGGTCATGGTGAGGTTAGGGTTGGAGAGGTCTGGTTGCTGACGTGCGCTTGGGACGTTCTTGCCACTCTGCTTACCTCAGCCTTGCTGTCTTTAGCTCAG AATGCCTCTACTTGTGGACCAAAAAACCGCGGAGCCAATGAGAATGAATATTCCTACTCGGAAGCAgttgatggtgatgaagaaaagaacaATGATGGTGGCTTTGGGGACCccgaagaggaagaaggagctGGGAACAATTCTGAAGATGAAGGAGCTGGGAACAATTCTAATGGTAAAAGCAACAACAGTTCCAAAGCTGGGGCTGGAGGCGATGGgggtgaagaagatgaagaggaggaCGATATCAACAACCGTGATGATAATGATGATGGCGAAGTAGATGGAGATGAGGACAAGgacgatgatgaagatgaagacaaCGAGGATGAGGATGAAGGTGAGGACAAGGATGAGGAAGAAATTGTAGAAGAAGATGAacctgatgatgaagaagacgaagaagaagaggccCTTCAGCCCCCAAAGAAGCGGAAAAAGTGA
- the LOC112178430 gene encoding ABSCISIC ACID-INSENSITIVE 5-like protein 3 yields MDDRTFVSGNGDEEPQFPPLARQGSNYNLTLDCNEVQSNLGNISKPLNTNMAHLDELLKNVISVDQEGQLLQNPSSSPSSSLPTSLFLGNFNLNGPLMSSKKKTMDQVWKEIVHHDHHPLNLNSAAADESLHHQRMTTIGESTSATTPPDHLLVRAGILNAHPTMPIDPTAAVSQQADWFQFQVAAATQQQMTMLDSNFKVCESVFENSSSAMNLDTYSENHQVGMSFPMPAISAASSSESQATHAQRKRNYSDEMKEKSIERRQKRMIKNRESAARSRARKQAHTIQLESEVFHLRKKNTWLKKQKEVEILLSSNPTKSMPKHQLRRISSASF; encoded by the exons atgGATGATAGAACCTTTGTGTCTGGAAATGGAGATGAGGAACCACAGTTTCCCCCATTGGCTAGGCAGGGTTCTAATTACAATCTAACTTTGGATTGTAATGAGGTTCAAAGCAATTTGGGCAATATAAGCAAGCCTTTGAATACAAATATGGCACATTTGGATGAGTTACTTAAAAATGTGATATCAGTTGATCAAGAAGGGCAGCTGCTGcaaaacccttcttcttctccttcttcctcacTGCCCACTTCACTTTTTCTTGGGAATTTCAATTTGAATGGACCATTAATGAGCAGTAAGAAGAAAACTATGGATCAGGTATGGAAGGAAATTGTTCATCATGATCATCATCCTCTCAATCTCAATTCCGCTGCAGCCGATGAATCtttgcatcatcaaagaatgaCAACTATTGGAGAATCAACATCAGCAACAACACCACCTGACCATCTCCTAGTTCGAGCAGGTATCCTAAATGCTCATCCAACGATGCCCATTGATCCAACAGCTGCGGTATCGCAGCAAGCAGATTGGTTTCAGTTCCAAGTTGCTGCTGCTACTCAGCAGCAAATGACAATGTTGGACTCGAATTTCAAGGTTTGTGAGTCAGTATTTGAGAACTCTTCATCAGCTATGAATCTTGACACTTACTCTGAGAATCATCAAGTGGGTATGTCATTTCCAATGCCAGCAATATCAGCAGCATCATCTTCAGAGTCTCAGGCAACTCATGCCCAGAGGAAGCGCAATTACTCGGATGAAATGAAGGAGAAAAGTATTGAGAGGAGGCAGAAGAGGATGATAAAAAACAGAGAGTCAGCAGCAAGGTCAAGGGCAAGAAAGCAG GCTCATACCATTCAGTTGGAGAGTGAAGTATTTCACTTGAGAAAAAAGAATACCTGGCTCAAAAAGCAAAAG GAAGTGGAGATACTCTTATCTTCAAATCCTACTAAATCCATGCCTAAACACCAACTTAGGCGCATCAGTTCAgcttccttttag